A segment of the Acetonema longum DSM 6540 genome:
TGTACGTATAGGCGGCATGTCCGGCGCGCCCGTCAACCTTGCCAAACACAAGATCTTCCGGTATATTGGCAAAATCCAGCACATCAATCGTTCCATATTGGTAAACCCCGTCACAGGGGGATGAAATCCGGTTGATGTGCAATACACTCTTAACGATTCGGGCAGCAAGCTGCAGCCGGCGGGCATCGCCAAAAACAATGGGACGGCATTGCCTGTATATTGCCTCGCTGGCAAGGGCTTTAACAATGATTTCGGGTCCGCAGCCGGAGGCATCCCCCATGGTAATTGCCAGAATAGGATTTTGTGCATTTAATGCTTCCATGTATATCACTTCCTTTTTTGCAGTCTGCGGGTTGCAATGACCAACGCATCAGCATTGCCGAACGCCCCGGCCTTAGTAACGACCCGCAGCAGCTTTCCGTCATCTGTTTTCATTTCTCCCAGCGGAATTGCCGGAACTACCTCCTCAAGAATGCGAATGCCGGTTACTCCCAAAGCCCTGCATACCGAAACAGCCGTATCGCCGCCGGTAAGAATCACGCCGGCAACAGGTTTCTCCCGCAGAATTCTTTCCCCGATCCACCCCAGTATTTCCGCTATCGATTCACTGACCTGCACCGGCGTGAGACCCAGCTTCGCCCCGGTCTCTTTAGCGCGCTCCACCGCCGACGGCTGATAACCGGAGGCGAGCACCACCCGTTTACC
Coding sequences within it:
- a CDS encoding nucleotide-binding domain containing protein, whose translation is MLELDVADYLPWESSKALPLVQKACEKLDQGKRVVLASGYQPSAVERAKETGAKLGLTPVQVSESIAEILGWIGERILREKPVAGVILTGGDTAVSVCRALGVTGIRILEEVVPAIPLGEMKTDDGKLLRVVTKAGAFGNADALVIATRRLQKRK